GCCTCGACCGGCCGGACGGGCCGCCGCCGCTGGAGGAGCAGGTCGCCCTGTTCCCCGACCTGTTCAACAGCGACCCGGTCCGGCAGCACAGGGCGGGCTCAGGCGGCGCCGCGGCGAGCACGGAACAGCACGAGCAGGACGGTTCCGCCTAGCACCAGCAGCGCACCGAGCCAGATCAGCCCGCTGCCACCGAAACCGGTGGAGGCGAGGTCGCCGTCCTCACCCGCGGGCACGGCGGCCGCCGAGGTCGCCGAGGTCGTTGGCCTGTCACTGGTGGATGGTGTGCCGCTCGTGTCCGAGGTGGTGCTCGATCCTGGCACGGAGGGCCCGGTCGAGCCGGTCGTCTCCGTGGTCTCGGCGGTTTCCGAGGTGCTGGGCGTGCTGCTGCTGGTGTCCGTGGTACCGGTGCCGCAGGCGTACCAGTGGCTGATCTGCGGGATGTTGCCGCCGTTGTTCAGCGGGGCGCGCAGGTCCTCCCATGGCGGGGTCTCGGGCAGGCCGTTCGCGCCGGGCCGGTAGAGGTTGTAGCGGGGGCCGCCCTTGATCACGATGCCGGTCACCGTGACGTCCTCGGCTGCGGTGATGGAGAGGTACTGGTCGGCGTTCGGCGCGCCGCCGGTGAATGTCAGATCGGCCGGGCCCAGCAGGCTGCCGTCGAGGCCGGCCTGTGCGCAGGTTTTGGCATTGCCCTCGTGCACCGTCGCGCGTGGATCCTCGGCCTCGGTGGCGTGCGCGGTCGCCGCCGTACCGAGGAGCAGGCCGAGTGCCACCGGTACGGCGAGCAGGAGTGGGCGGACCGGGGATCTCCTGGCAAGCGACATGCGGAACTCCATGGAAAGCGGTTCGGGGTAGCCGCCCGCCTGTGGCCCGATTCGCCGACCGTCACCGGTCGGCCCACAGGCGGGCGAACGGACGCGGGAAACTTACCCCGAACGGGGGAGCGAGCAACGCTCTCAGATGATCAGTGACCCGATCGATTCCTCCTGGTGATCTCCCCGCCGCCACGCACAGCGGTCAGGGGTTGTCGGGGGTTTTGGTGGGATCGGCACCGTCGACGGGGAGCGGGGACTCGGTGGCCCCGTTCTCGCGCTTGCCGAGCAACGAGTGCCGCCTGCTGTATGCGAAGTAGATCACCACGCCGAGCACCATCCAGCCGATGAACCGCAGCCAGGTGAGCACGGTGAGGTTGAGCATCAGCCAGCCGCAGGCCACGATCGCCAGGATCGGGAGCAGCGGCACCATCGGCACCCGGAACCCGCGCGGCAGGTCCGGCCGCTTCTTGCGCAGCACGATCACGCCCGCGGACACCAGGATGAACGCGAACAGGGTGCCCACGTTCACCATCTCTTCCAGCCTGCCGACCTCGAAGAAGGTGGCCCCGATGGCGACCGCCACACCGACCAGGATGTTCATCCGCACCGGCGTGCCATGCTTTCCGGTCTTGGCCAGCGGGCGGGGCAGCAACGCGTCCCGGGACATCGCGAACAGCACCCGCTGCAACCCGAGCATGAGCACCATGACCACGGTGGTCAGACCGGCCAGCGCGCCAATGGAGATGACGTTCGCCGCCCAGTCCACATCGTGCACGGCGAACGCGGTGGCCAGCGTCTTGCGGCCCTCGGGCTCGGCATCGGAGGACAGCTGCTGGTACGGCACCATCCCGGCCACGACCAGCGAGGTCGCCACGTAGAGCACGGTCACGATGGCCAGCGAGCCGAGGATGCCGCGGGGCACGTTGCGCTGCGGGTTCCTGGTCTCCTCCGCGGTGGTGGCCACGATGTCGAACCCGATGAAGGCGAAGAACACCAGCGAGGCGCCCGCCAGCAGGCCGAAGGCACCGTAGGTACTGCCCGCACTGCCGACAAGGGCGGAGAGCAGGGACTGCTCGACCCCGCCATCGGCGGCCGCACCCTCGGCTGCGGGCGGGATGAACGGCGTGTAGTTGTCCGGGCTGATGTAGGTGATGCCGAGCACGATCACGAACAGGATGATCAGCACCTTGATCGCGGTGATCACCAGACTGAACCGGGAGGAAAGTTTGGTGCCAAGGGTCAGGATCGTGGCGAGCACGACGATCAGCAGCATCGCGCCCCAGTCGGCGCTGACCCCGCCGATCTGCACGGTGGTGGTGACGTCCTCGCCGAACATGTAGCGCAGCACGGTTTCCAGGTACACCGACCAGCCCTTGCCCACGGCGGCCGCGGCCACCGCGAACTCCAGGATCAGGTCCCACCCGATGATCCAGGCGAGGAACTCGCCGAAGGTCGCGTAGGAGAAGGTGTAGGCGCTGCCTGCGACCGGGACGGTCGAGGCGAACTCCGCGTAGCACAGCGCGGCCAGCGCGCAGGCGGTACCGGCCAGTACGAACGCCAGCGCCACCGAGGGCCCCGACACATCACCCGCGGTATGTGCCGTCAGGGTGAAGATGCCTGCGCCGATCATGACCGCGACGCCGAAGACGGTCAGATCCCACGCGCTCAGGTTCCTGCGTAGTTTGGTATCCGGCTCATCGGTGTCCGAAATGGACTGTTCGACCGATTTTGTGCGCCATAAACCCGTTCCGGGCAACGTTGACCTCCTGGGTGACCTGGATCTCAGGGTCCGGGCCACCCTAACGGGTGGTTAACCACCCACGCACGCGAGGTCGGGTCAGGAAGCCACCGTCGGCCGGTACAGGTCCGGTTCCAGGTACATCAGCCGCGCGGTGGGGACCCGCTCCCTGACCCGGCCCTCGGCCTGGTCGATGGCGCGCGCGACCTCGGCCATCTCCAGGCCCTCCGCAAGCCCCAGCTTGGCGGCCACCAGCAGCTCCTCCGGCCCGATGTACTGGGTGCGGATGTGGATTACGCGCTGCACCCCGTCGCCGACCAGCGCGTCGGTAATGGCCCGCAGCTCCCGTTCGGTGGCGCCCTCGCCGATCAGCAGGCTCTTCATCTCGATGATCAGGATGATCGCGATGACCCCGAGCAGCACCCCGATCATGATGGTGCCGATGCCGTCCCACACCGGGTCGCCGGTGAGCACCGACAGGCCCACACCGATCAGCGCGAACACCAGACCGAACAGCGCGCCCGCGTCCTCCAGCAGCACCACCGGCAACTCGGGGCTGCGGGACTGCCGGATGAAGCCCCACCAGGTGGCGTCCCCCTTGACCGCCCTCGACTCGACGATGGCCGTGCGGAAGCTGAAGGTCTCCAGCACGATCGCCACCACCAGGATCACCACCGCCACGATCGGCGAGGCCAGTTCCTCAGGGTGCTGCACCTTGTGGATGCCCTCGTACAGCGCGAAGGCCGCGCCGAGGGTGAACAGCATCAGCGCGACGATGAAGGAGTAGAAGTAGCGGTCCCGCCCGTAGCCGAACGGGTGTTCCTTGGTGGCCCTGCGCCGGGAGGTCTTCTGCCCGAGCAGCAGCAGGCCCTGGTTGGAGGTGTCGGCGACCGAGTGCACCGACTCGGCCAGCATCGAGGAGGACCCGGTGATCAGGAACCCGGCGAACTTCGCGATCGCGATTCCGGCGTTGGCCAGCAGGGCCGCCACGATCGCCTTGGTTCCGCCACTTGCCGCCACTGCTGCCCCCGGAAAGATGCTCGCGCCGTCGTGTCGCAGGCAGCTTAGAGGTACCGCACGGCCCCCGGCGGCCGGGTCGGCGACTCAGGCACAGGTACCGGGGGTGGCGCGGAACAGGTGCGCGGGCTGGTCCCCGGCCGGCCGCACGCTTACGGCCGGATCGGCGGCGGCCAGCCACATCGACTCGCCGCGGCGCAGCGCGGACTCCTTGCCGTCGGCCGCGCGCAACCGCAGTTCACCGGCGGTACACAGCAGGATCTGCGGACCGGTGCAGTCCAGCTCGACGTCCTCGTCCTCGCCTGCGGCCCACTCGATCCGCGCCAGCTCGAACTCCGGCGCGTCGGTGCGGTACACGGCCATCCGGCCGATCGGCTGCCCGCGCAGCACCGGCATGTCCCCGCAGGCGAAGTCCACCACCCGCAACAGCTCGGGCACGTCCACGTGTTTCGGGGTGAGCCCGCAGCGCAGGATGTTGTCCGAGTTGGCGAGGATCTCCACGGCCGTGCCGTGCAGGTACAGGTGCAGGTTGCCGGCCGGAAGGTAGATCGCCTCGCCCGCGCGCAGGGTGAGCCGGTTGAGCAGCAACGCGGCCAGTACCCCGGCGTCGGTGGGATGGGTCTCGCCGAGCTCGAGGATGGTGCGGCATTCGGTGTCGAACTCGCCGTGTTCCTTGACGTGCAGCACGCAGGCGTCCAGCACCTCGGGCAGCAGCTCGTCCAGCGCGGGCTGCGGCATGGTGATCCAGGTGGTGAACAGCGTGCGCAGCCCGTCCGGATCCGGCTGCGCGGCCAGCAGGTCGGCGTACTTGGCCAGCCCCGGTGTCTCGATGGCGCGCAGCAGCGCCACCGTGCGCCGCGGGTCGCGGAACCCGGCCAGCGCGTGGAACTCGGTGAGCGCGCACACCAGTTCCGGCTTGGCGGTCGGGTCGGGGTAGTTACGGTTCGGCGCGTCCCGCGGGATGCCCGCGGCCTCCTCGCGGGCGTGCCCCTCGGCCGCCTGGCTGGCCGAGGGATGCGCTTGCATGGAAAGCGGCTCCTCGGCGGCGAGGATCTTCAGCAGGAACGGGAGGCGGTCGCCCCAGCGCTGCGCGCACCGGCCGCCGAGTTGCCCGATCGGGTCGGACTCCACGAGTTCGAGCAGGCTGCGCTCCACCCCGTCGGAGCCGACCACCCTGGACGGGTCGCCGGGATGTGCCCCCATCCACAGCTCCGCCTCCGGGTGCGGTGCGGGTACCGGCCTGCCCAGCATCTCCGGGATGGTGATCCGGGACCCCCAGGCGTACGGCCGCACGGCGCCCAGCAGCTGTTCCACGTCTCCACCTCAACTCTCGGCGGCGCTTGCCGTTCGCACCAGCCTGCCTCGCTGTAGTCGCGGCTACGCCCTGGTGGGTGCGTACCCGGCTCCGCCAATGGTCCCAGTGGCCAGCCCGAGGTAGATGGCAGCCATCTCGAACCGCAGCGCGAGCACCGCGGCGCGGGCGGGCTCGGCTGCCTCGATCTCACCGGCCGGGGCGAGCACATCCGCGCCGGGCAGCAGTTGTTCGGCCCGGTAGCGGGTCGCATCGGCCGTCGGGCCGCTACGGACCGCGAGCAGCAGCACCCGCGGCGGGGCCGCGGGCATCGGGTCGTCCTCCGGATCGGCGAAGATGTCCCGTTCCGAGGTGCCGGTGATGGCGGCACGCAGCAGCGCGGGCCGTGCCATCGCCTGACGGTAGTCGGCGACGTCACACACGGTCGCGGCGTGGGCGGCGAACACGTGCGCCCCGTGCTCGCCCACCATCAGCGCGGGCCGGTCCAGGCCCCACAGCAAGGGTGTGCGCTCGGCCACGCGCAGGGCAAGTGCCTTGGCCGGGCTGACGAAGGATTCGTGGCCGGGATGGTTGCGTTCGGCCTCACCGTCCAGCTGGTCGGCCACCGACTCCAGGTCCGCAACCAGTAGCCCGAGGGTGTTGGCCACCAGCAGCCCGGCGGCGAGCGCGCGGGGTAAGGCCAGCTCGGCCGGGACCTGGACCCGCGGCGAGATCAGCAGCCCGCGGCCTGCCACCGCCGAGGCCACCGGACCGTCCTTGGCTGCGGACAGCACGATGGTCGCGCCGTACCGGGCGGCCCGCTCCAGGGAGGCCGCCAGCTCCGGGTCCTCCCCGTCGTCGATATGCCCGGCCACCACGTCCAGCGTGCCGACCCAGCCGGGGACGACATCGCTCACCACCACCGGCACCGGGCAGGAGGCCCCGAGCAGGGCCTCGAGCAGGTGGGCGGCGGCGCGGCTCACCCCTTCCCGTGCCAGCAGCACCAGCGCCCGCGGCCGCCCGATGTCCAGCCGCTCGCCGAACTCGAGCTCGGCTGCCGCCTCGACGGTGGAGCGGACCTGCGCGCCGGCCATCGCGCCGGCCCGCAGCAGCCCGGCCACATCGGCGTGCGCCAGCCGGTCGGGGTCGTCCAGCAGGCTGTCGTCAAGCACCGTCGGCATCGGCATCATCCCGCTCACCTTCGGGAGCGTCCGTGGAAACCGCCTCGTCGAGCAACAGCACCGGAATCCCGTCCCGGACTGGGAACACCCGCCCGCATGAGGTGCAGGTGAGGGCGTCGGCCTGCGGGTCGTCCGGCGAGCCGGGCCGCAGCGGCGCGTGATCCGGCGATGGGCACGCGAGGATCTCCAGCAACTGCTCGTCAAGCGTCACGGCCATAGTTCCTCCATACCATCTTCCGCCACCACGGTTCGCCAGTCACGGGTTGCCCTGCACCATTCGCCCTTCATGCCCGGACGATCGCCAGCACCTCGTCGGCGAGCGCGTCC
The sequence above is drawn from the Amycolatopsis aidingensis genome and encodes:
- a CDS encoding APC family permease; the protein is MPGTGLWRTKSVEQSISDTDEPDTKLRRNLSAWDLTVFGVAVMIGAGIFTLTAHTAGDVSGPSVALAFVLAGTACALAALCYAEFASTVPVAGSAYTFSYATFGEFLAWIIGWDLILEFAVAAAAVGKGWSVYLETVLRYMFGEDVTTTVQIGGVSADWGAMLLIVVLATILTLGTKLSSRFSLVITAIKVLIILFVIVLGITYISPDNYTPFIPPAAEGAAADGGVEQSLLSALVGSAGSTYGAFGLLAGASLVFFAFIGFDIVATTAEETRNPQRNVPRGILGSLAIVTVLYVATSLVVAGMVPYQQLSSDAEPEGRKTLATAFAVHDVDWAANVISIGALAGLTTVVMVLMLGLQRVLFAMSRDALLPRPLAKTGKHGTPVRMNILVGVAVAIGATFFEVGRLEEMVNVGTLFAFILVSAGVIVLRKKRPDLPRGFRVPMVPLLPILAIVACGWLMLNLTVLTWLRFIGWMVLGVVIYFAYSRRHSLLGKRENGATESPLPVDGADPTKTPDNP
- a CDS encoding cation diffusion facilitator family transporter codes for the protein MAASGGTKAIVAALLANAGIAIAKFAGFLITGSSSMLAESVHSVADTSNQGLLLLGQKTSRRRATKEHPFGYGRDRYFYSFIVALMLFTLGAAFALYEGIHKVQHPEELASPIVAVVILVVAIVLETFSFRTAIVESRAVKGDATWWGFIRQSRSPELPVVLLEDAGALFGLVFALIGVGLSVLTGDPVWDGIGTIMIGVLLGVIAIILIIEMKSLLIGEGATERELRAITDALVGDGVQRVIHIRTQYIGPEELLVAAKLGLAEGLEMAEVARAIDQAEGRVRERVPTARLMYLEPDLYRPTVAS
- the manA gene encoding mannose-6-phosphate isomerase, class I encodes the protein MEQLLGAVRPYAWGSRITIPEMLGRPVPAPHPEAELWMGAHPGDPSRVVGSDGVERSLLELVESDPIGQLGGRCAQRWGDRLPFLLKILAAEEPLSMQAHPSASQAAEGHAREEAAGIPRDAPNRNYPDPTAKPELVCALTEFHALAGFRDPRRTVALLRAIETPGLAKYADLLAAQPDPDGLRTLFTTWITMPQPALDELLPEVLDACVLHVKEHGEFDTECRTILELGETHPTDAGVLAALLLNRLTLRAGEAIYLPAGNLHLYLHGTAVEILANSDNILRCGLTPKHVDVPELLRVVDFACGDMPVLRGQPIGRMAVYRTDAPEFELARIEWAAGEDEDVELDCTGPQILLCTAGELRLRAADGKESALRRGESMWLAAADPAVSVRPAGDQPAHLFRATPGTCA
- a CDS encoding Trm112 family protein → MAVTLDEQLLEILACPSPDHAPLRPGSPDDPQADALTCTSCGRVFPVRDGIPVLLLDEAVSTDAPEGERDDADADGA